One stretch of Halobaculum marinum DNA includes these proteins:
- a CDS encoding plastocyanin/azurin family copper-binding protein has translation MEDDTLSRRNFLRGAAGTAATAGAVAAGSGSAAAQATADGSGTVEVGAGSDGLAYTPGTSEPLYVTPGTTVTFDWVTDGHNIVVDSQPDGASWGGHEPLEDTGFSHEFTFETTGVYEYYCDPHKSLGMVGTIEVVEQLPTPTATPAGPPEVPDSAKSLGVASFIAMVATLGLAFFFTKYGGDYEPPEE, from the coding sequence ATGGAAGACGACACGCTCAGCCGCCGGAACTTCCTCCGGGGGGCGGCGGGCACGGCCGCCACCGCGGGCGCGGTCGCCGCGGGGTCGGGAAGCGCCGCCGCACAGGCTACCGCCGACGGCTCCGGTACCGTCGAGGTCGGCGCCGGCAGCGACGGACTCGCGTACACACCCGGCACCAGCGAGCCGCTGTACGTGACGCCCGGCACGACGGTCACGTTCGACTGGGTCACGGACGGCCACAACATCGTCGTCGACAGCCAGCCCGATGGCGCCTCCTGGGGCGGCCACGAACCGCTCGAGGACACGGGCTTCAGCCACGAGTTCACGTTCGAGACGACGGGCGTGTACGAGTACTACTGCGACCCGCACAAGTCGCTCGGCATGGTCGGCACCATCGAGGTCGTCGAACAACTTCCGACGCCGACGGCGACGCCCGCGGGCCCGCCAGAGGTGCCGGACTCGGCCAAGAGTCTCGGCGTCGCCTCCTTCATCGCGATGGTCGCGACGCTCGGCCTCGCGTTCTTCTTCACGAAGTACGGCGGCGACTACGAACCGCCCGAGGAGTAA
- a CDS encoding glycosyltransferase family 4 protein — translation MRVAVVSMDTVWTRDRPATRRTRRVARGLAARGHEVHCLCAQWWGGDLDQFEDEGVEYHAVTDGQAAGSFRSKLPFALRSLSPDVVHAVSVPPGHVTTAQTAAKVLRVPVVLDWWERDPERGSDRQYRKAASRADRVLTPSETVRTAVREHGAGDADVQVIPESIDFELVRSAGVDDRFDAVWARDLDGDANVGEFLLALAELRDRDWTAAVVGDGPARADAERMAADLRIDDRVTFLGDLTPAEFVPVLKGSHVFAQTATYEPFATELLWALACGCVGIVEYQAGSSAHELVEGLDRGRLVTTPQELADEIVACGTLPEWETNDGFAGFDHDDVHSEWVDCYEAVVDDYGWF, via the coding sequence ATGCGTGTCGCGGTCGTCTCGATGGACACGGTGTGGACGCGGGACCGTCCCGCGACCCGCCGGACGCGACGCGTCGCCCGCGGGCTCGCCGCCCGCGGGCACGAGGTTCACTGTCTGTGCGCCCAGTGGTGGGGCGGCGACCTCGACCAGTTCGAAGACGAGGGCGTCGAGTACCACGCCGTCACCGACGGCCAGGCGGCGGGGTCGTTCCGCTCGAAGCTCCCGTTCGCGCTCCGGTCGCTCTCCCCGGACGTGGTGCACGCCGTCTCGGTCCCGCCGGGCCACGTGACGACCGCCCAGACCGCCGCGAAGGTGCTTCGCGTCCCGGTAGTGCTCGACTGGTGGGAGCGCGACCCCGAACGCGGGTCCGACCGCCAGTACCGCAAGGCCGCGAGCCGCGCCGACCGCGTGCTCACCCCCTCCGAGACGGTTCGGACGGCGGTCCGCGAACACGGCGCCGGCGACGCCGACGTGCAGGTGATCCCCGAGAGCATCGACTTCGAGTTGGTGCGCTCGGCGGGCGTCGACGACCGCTTCGACGCGGTGTGGGCCCGCGACCTTGACGGCGACGCCAACGTCGGGGAGTTCCTGCTGGCACTGGCGGAGTTGCGCGACCGCGACTGGACCGCCGCCGTGGTCGGCGACGGCCCCGCCCGCGCCGACGCCGAGCGCATGGCCGCCGACCTGCGGATCGACGACCGCGTGACGTTCCTCGGCGACCTCACCCCAGCGGAGTTCGTCCCCGTGCTCAAGGGCTCGCACGTGTTCGCCCAGACGGCCACCTACGAACCGTTCGCGACCGAACTGCTGTGGGCGCTGGCGTGCGGGTGCGTCGGCATCGTCGAGTACCAGGCCGGTTCGTCGGCACACGAACTCGTCGAGGGACTCGACCGCGGTCGGCTGGTGACGACCCCGCAGGAGTTGGCAGACGAGATTGTCGCCTGCGGCACGCTCCCCGAGTGGGAGACGAACGATGGGTTCGCGGGGTTCGACCACGACGACGTCCACTCGGAGTGGGTCGACTGCTACGAGGCGGTCGTCGACGACTACGGCTGGTTCTGA
- a CDS encoding S9 family peptidase: MTDPTYDIERYLNVRAAHSAAFAEDGTLAFLMDTTGTPQVWSLGEAGEWPEQHTFFEERVTFVDWSPERRELAFGMDEGGNERMQLFRLDPDSGVVTELTAMPDAKHRWGGWSHDGERFAFASNRRDESVFDVYVQGRDETGDDATMVHEGDGWLSVGGWSPDDTRLLVHEAHASFEHDLYVLDVETGEMTHLTPHTNEARFQSPEWAPDGDGVYVCTDHASDTLRLERIALGADAGGDPDDATGDLTVVEDGDGWNVDGVVVDADTNRVAYSRNVEGHTEITVGEFTAPERIDAFAEPDLPQCVAGGFSFGPDADRAAITVTGSTVNTNVYVIDVKSGETERWTYAATAGIPPETFVEPELVRYPTFDGREIPAFFSTPDDAGERDTPVIVDIHGGPESQRRPSFNAVKQYFLNNGYAVFEPNVRGSSGYGKAYSHLDDVEKRMDSVADIEAAVEWLHDHPVVDPERIVAMGGSYGGFMVLSAMTEYPDLWAAGVDIVGIASFVTFLENTGDWRRELREAEYGSLADDREFLESVSPINHAHEIAAPLFVLHGANDPRVPVGEAEQIVEEASEHVPTRKLIFEDEGHGFSKLDNRIEAYRAIVEFLNEHV, encoded by the coding sequence ATGACCGACCCGACGTACGACATCGAGCGGTACCTCAACGTCCGCGCGGCCCACAGCGCGGCGTTCGCCGAGGACGGCACCCTCGCGTTCCTGATGGACACCACCGGCACGCCACAGGTGTGGAGCCTCGGCGAGGCCGGCGAGTGGCCCGAACAGCACACCTTCTTCGAAGAGCGCGTCACCTTCGTCGACTGGTCGCCCGAGCGGCGCGAACTCGCCTTCGGGATGGACGAGGGCGGCAACGAGCGGATGCAGTTGTTCCGCCTCGACCCGGACTCGGGTGTCGTCACCGAGTTGACGGCGATGCCCGACGCGAAACACCGCTGGGGCGGCTGGTCGCACGACGGCGAGCGGTTCGCGTTCGCCTCGAACCGGCGTGACGAGTCCGTGTTCGACGTGTACGTGCAGGGGCGCGACGAGACGGGTGACGACGCGACGATGGTCCACGAGGGCGACGGCTGGCTCTCGGTCGGCGGGTGGTCGCCCGACGACACACGCCTGCTCGTCCACGAGGCGCACGCGAGCTTCGAGCACGACCTGTACGTCCTCGACGTCGAGACGGGCGAGATGACGCACCTCACCCCACACACGAACGAGGCACGGTTCCAGAGCCCCGAGTGGGCGCCCGACGGCGACGGGGTGTACGTCTGCACCGACCACGCCTCCGACACCCTCCGGCTCGAACGGATCGCCCTCGGCGCGGACGCCGGCGGCGACCCGGACGATGCGACCGGCGACCTCACCGTCGTCGAGGACGGCGACGGCTGGAACGTCGACGGCGTCGTCGTCGACGCCGACACGAATCGGGTCGCCTACTCGCGCAACGTCGAGGGGCACACCGAGATCACCGTCGGCGAGTTCACCGCGCCCGAGCGGATCGACGCGTTCGCCGAACCCGACCTCCCGCAGTGCGTCGCGGGCGGCTTCTCGTTCGGCCCCGACGCCGACCGCGCGGCGATCACCGTCACGGGAAGCACGGTGAACACGAACGTGTACGTGATCGACGTGAAGTCCGGCGAGACGGAGCGGTGGACGTACGCCGCGACCGCCGGCATCCCGCCGGAGACGTTCGTCGAACCGGAGTTGGTGCGCTACCCCACCTTCGACGGCCGCGAGATTCCGGCGTTCTTCTCCACGCCGGACGACGCCGGCGAGCGCGACACGCCGGTCATCGTCGACATCCACGGCGGGCCGGAGAGCCAGCGCCGCCCCTCGTTCAACGCCGTCAAGCAGTACTTCCTCAACAACGGCTACGCCGTGTTCGAGCCGAACGTCCGCGGCTCCTCGGGGTACGGGAAGGCGTACTCGCACCTCGACGACGTGGAGAAGCGCATGGACTCGGTCGCGGACATCGAAGCGGCCGTCGAGTGGCTCCACGACCACCCCGTCGTCGACCCCGAGCGCATCGTCGCGATGGGCGGCAGCTACGGCGGCTTCATGGTGCTGTCTGCGATGACAGAGTACCCGGACCTGTGGGCCGCCGGCGTCGACATCGTCGGCATCGCGAGCTTCGTGACGTTCCTCGAGAACACCGGCGACTGGCGCCGCGAGTTGCGGGAAGCCGAGTACGGGTCGCTGGCGGACGACCGCGAGTTCCTCGAGTCGGTGTCGCCGATCAACCACGCCCACGAAATCGCCGCACCGCTGTTCGTGCTCCA